The Daucus carota subsp. sativus chromosome 9, DH1 v3.0, whole genome shotgun sequence genome window below encodes:
- the LOC108202851 gene encoding mediator of RNA polymerase II transcription subunit 33A produces the protein MSVNLSPAIWESVLELTKTAEANQSDPTMWAIEVSTTLNSAGVALPSQELATLLVSHIFWDHNVSITWKFLEKALSFRIVPHVLLFALLSTRVIPNRRSQPAAFRLYMELLKRHVTELTSDIKSPNNQTIISTVDKVLQLSKLFDVPATEPGVFIVEFTFSIVCQLLEASIDDEGLLGFTPEKKFKWISEPHCMDLDSHDSFGVEKNAKHHKRLQSANTVMAIDLIGQFLQNKVTCTIIHLARKSMPANWKGFTQCIQVLVMKSSALRKSQVLTPEALIQLTSDTRKVTYQKRKTLCMENLHEVTTYGPLDSSAGLCHGTSYSSLWLPLDLVLEDAMDLSQVHVTSAIEILTGSLKTLRAFNGTTWKDSFLGLWMAALRLVQRERNPIEGPVPHLGTRLSMLLSIVPLVLAHLIKEEEIALDAQMDCSIGKEQFRGKRSRDLVFCLQSLGDYQALLNPPESVVSAANQAAAKAMMFVSGIKVEETTINCSGNLHHLVVEACITRNLLDTSAYLWPGYVKGPSEQICLSVPAQASGWSSFMKGSPLTPTVINALVSSPASSLTELEKIYEIAVQGSDDDKITAATILCGASLVWGWNIQEHTVNFITRLLCPPVTTNYSGNESHLIRYAPMLNVILLAISSVDCIQIFFLHGVVPQLAGSLMPICEVFGSCLANVTWTLTTGEEISAYAIFSNAFAVLLMLWRFNSIPLEHGVGDVPRVGSQLTPEYLLILRNSHIVSSKSIWNDKNNRTPATDASSLLSQPVYVASFPKLKVWYRQHLACIASPLSGLIHGTPVHQIVDELLCMMFKKITGGKQPVTSGCSASSVTGEGTCSGPNFAAWDVLEAVPYVVDAALTACSHGRLSPRELCTGLKNLADFLPASLATIVSYFSAEVSRGVWKDVMMNGVDWPSPAANLSTVEEQIKKILAATGVDIHSLDAGRNSPATLPLPLAAFVSLTITYKIDKASQHFLNLAGPALESLAAGCPWPCMPIVASLWAQKARRWSDFLVFSASRTVFLHNKDAVVQLLRSCFTATLDLKGTAISSNGGVGALLGHGFGYNSDGEIKPVAPGILYLRIYRSIRDIMSMREEIVAALMQSVSDIVCNGLPKHLRKPKKAKFGMRYGQISLATALTKVKVAASLAACLIWFGGLALVKSLVKETLPSWFICVHRAPHEEDSGIVATLSGYALAYFSLLCGSLAFGMDSSSSTSKHRRKILQYHLEFIACAFDGKITVGCHPATWHAYVTGFVSLMVRCGPTWLFEVDAEVLKRVSNGLRHWNEELALALLVAGGVGTMGAAAELITQTQT, from the exons ATGTCTGTAAATTTAAGTCCAGCAATCTGGGAAAGCGTGCTGGAGCTGACAAAAACGGCAGAAGCCAATCAGAGTGATCCCACCATGTGGGCCATAGAGGTGTCAACCACTTTGAACTCAGCTGGAGTGGCCTTGCCATCTCAAGAACTAGCTACCCTTTTGGTCTCACACATTTTTTGGGACCATAATGTTTCGATTACTTGGAAGTTTCTTGAGAAGGCTCTGTCTTTTCGGATTGTGCCTCATGTGCTTTTGTTTGCTTTGCTCTCCACAAg GGTTATTCCAAATCGACGTTCCCAGCCAGCTGCATTCAGGCTTTACATGGAACTACTCAAGAGACATGTAACTGAACTTACATCTGATATAAAGTCACCAAATAATCAAAC GATTATCAGCACAGTAGACAAAGTTCTCCAACTTTCTAAATTATTCGATGTTCCAGCCACTGAACCTGGCGTTTTTATTGTGGAATTTACATTTTCAATAGTTTGCCAGTTATTGGAAGCATCAATAGATGATGAAGGGTTACTAGGATTCACACCTGAAAAGAAATTTAAATGGATATCGGAACCTCATTGTATGGACTTAGATAGCCATGATAGTTTTGGTGTGGAGAAGAATGCTAAACATCACAAGAGATTGCAGAGTGCAAATACTGTAATGGCCATTGATCTAATCGGTCAATTTCTGCAGAACAAAGTGACTTGCACTATTATTCACTTGGCACGCAAAAGCAT GCCTGCAAATTGGAAAGGTTTCACCCAGTGTATACAGGTACTGGTAATGAAGTCCTCAGCATTACGAAAGTCACAGGTTCTGACACCAGAGGCTCTTATCCAGTTGACATCAGATACTCGAAAAGTTACTTATCAGAAACGCAAAACATTATGCATGGAAAATCTGCACGAGGTAACAACGTATGGGCCTCTTGATTCTTCTGCCGGTCTTTGTCATGGAACCAGTTATTCTAGTCTCTGGCTTCCTCTTGATTTGGTTCTAGAAGATGCAATGGATTTATCACAAGTCCATGTGACAAGCGCTATAGAGATTCTTACTG GTTCCTTGAAGACTCTTCGGGCATTTAATGGCACTACCTGGAAAGACAGTTTCTTAGGCCTTTGGATGGCAGCTCTACGCCTTGTTCAAAGG GAAAGGAATCCCATTGAAGGTCCTGTCCCTCACTTGGgtactcgtttgagcatgttaCTGTCTATCGTACCCCTCGTACTTGCTCATCTTATAAAAGAAGAGGAAATTGCATTAGATGCTCAGATGGATTGTAGCATTGGAAAAGAGCAATTCCGTGGAAAGCGGAGTAGAGACTTGGTATTTTGCTTACAGAGTTTAGGTGATTACCAGGCCTTGTTGAATCCGCCTGAATCAGTTGTTTCTGCAGCCAATCAGGCTGCTGCAAAAGCAATGATGTTCGTATCTGGCATCAAAGTAGAAGAAACGACAATTAATTGTT CTGGGAACTTGCACCATTTGGTAGTTGAGGCTTGTATAACCAGAAATCTTTTAGATACGTCGGCATACTTGTGGCCGGGTTATGTCAAAGGACCAAGTGAGCAAATATGCCTTAGTGTTCCTGCCCAAGCTTCTGGTTGGTCTTCATTTATGAAGGGAAGTCCACTTACACCAACGGTGATTAATGCTTTAGTTTCTTCACCTGCTTCAAG CTTAACAGAGCTTGAGAAAATCTACGAGATTGCTGTCCAAGGATCTGATGATGACAAGATAACTGCTGCTACTATTCTTTGCGGAGCCTCCTTGGTTTGGGGTTGGAATATACAG GAACACACTGTCAACTTCATAACTCGATTACTGTGTCCACCAGTTACCACTAACTACTCTGGAAATGAAAGCCATTTAATCCGCTATGCTCCTATGCTGAATGTCATCCTTCTTGCAATATCTTCAGTGGACTGTATTCAGATATTCTTTTTGCATGGGGTG GTTCCACAACTTGCTGGTTCACTGATGCCAATTTGTGAAGTATTCGGCTCATGTTTAGCCAACGTCACGTGGACACTAACAACAGGAGAAGAAATATCTGCCTATGCGATTTTCTCTAATGCATTTGCAGTTCTTCTCATGTTATGGAGGTTTAATTCCATACCTCTAGAACATGGAGTAGGAGATGTACCTCGAGTAGGATCCCAGTTAACCCCTGAATACCTCTTAATATTACGGAACTCCCACATAGTATCTTCAAAAAGTATCTggaatgataaaaataataggaCTCCTGCTACTGATGCAAGTTCATTGCTTTCTCAGCCTGTATATGTGGCCTCCTTCCCAAAATTGAAAGTATGGTATAGACAGCATTTGGCATGTATAGCGTCACCACTCTCTGGTCTTATTCATGGTACCCCTGTGCATCAAATTGTGGATGAACTCCTCTGTATGATGTTCAAGAAGATAACTGGAGGGAAACAACCTGTGACATCTGGATGTAGTGCCTCCTCTGTGACAGGTGAAGGAACTTGCTCAGGACCCAACTTTGCTGCTTGGGATGTACTTGAAGCTGTTCCATATGTGGTTGACGCTGCTCTAACTGCATGTTCGCATGGAAGACTTTCGCCTCGTGAACTGTGTACAG GGCTTAAGAATTTAGCGGACTTTCTCCCTGCATCCTTAGCAACCATTGTTAGTTACTTTTCAGCTGAAGTAAGTCGTGGTGTTTGGAAAGATGTCATGATGAACGGAGTGGATTGGCCGAGTCCAGCTGCAAATCTATCAACTGTTGAGGAACAGATCAAGAAGATCCTAGCTGCAACTGGTGTAGATATCCATAGCCTTGATGCAG GGAGAAATTCTCCAGCGACCCTTCCTCTTCCATTAGCTGCCTTTGTAAGCCTCACTATAACTTACAAAATAGACAAAGCATCACAACATTTTCTCAATCTGGCTGGCCCAGCCTTAGAGTCCCTTGCTGCTGGTTGCCCCTGGCCATGCATGCCAATTGTAGCTTCCCTGTGGGCCCAAAAGGCCAGACGTTGGAGCGATTTTCTTGTCTTTTCTGCCTCGCGTACAGTCTTCCTCCACAACAAAGATGCAGTGGTTCAGCTTCTCAGAAGTTGCTTCACTGCCACACTTGATTTAAAAGGTACCGCCATTTCCAGCAATGGAGGTGTTGGAGCACTACTTGGGCATGGATTTGGATATAACTCTGATGGTGAGATAAAACCGGTTGCACCAGGTATTTTGTACTTGCGTATTTACAGGTCCATCAGAGATATTATGTCCATGAGAGAGGAAATTGTTGCTGCACTGATGCAATCTGTTAGTGATATAGTCTGCAATGGGCTCCCGAAACACTTAAGGAAGCCGAAGAAAGCCAAATTTGGGATGAGATATGGGCAGATCTCACTTGCTACTGCATTGACAAAGGTAAAAGTAGCCGCTTCCTTAGCAGCTTGTCTAATATGGTTTGGCGGCTTGGCACTCGTCAAGTCATTAGTTAAAGAAACACTGCCATCTTGGTTTATATGTGTTCATAGAGCTCCACATGAAGAAGATTCAGGGATTGTTGCGACACTTAGTGGCTATGCACTAGCCTATTTTTCTCTGCTTTGTGGATCGTTGGCATTTGGGATGGATTCATCCTCATCTACATCAAAGCACCGTCGGAAAATCCTGCAATACCATCTGGAGTTTATAGCATGTGCCTTTGACGGGAAGATAACAGTAGGCTGTCATCCAGCTACTTGGCATGCTTATGTAACAGGGTTCGTGAGTCTTATGGTACGATGCGGACCAACATGGCTTTTTGAAGTGGATGCAGAGGTCTTGAAGAGAGTTAGTAATGGTCTGAGGCATTGGAATGAAGAGCTTGCTCTTGCTCTGCTAGTGGCTGGTGGAGTTGGTACGATGGGAGCAGCCGCAGAGCTGATAACTCAAACTCAGACATGA